One Nostoc sp. UHCC 0302 DNA window includes the following coding sequences:
- the rplA gene encoding 50S ribosomal protein L1 yields MVKKLSRRLQALQEKVEDRDYQPLEALSLLKDTATAKFSEAAEAHIRLGIDPKYTDQQLRTTVALPKGTGQIVRVAVIARGEKVNEATLAGADIAGSEELIDEIQKGRMDFDKLIATPDVMPQVAKLGKLLGPRGLMPSPKGGTVTFDIASAIAEFKAGKLEFRADRTGIVHVMFGKASFSPEDLLVNLKALQETIDRNRPSGAKGRYWRTFYVAATMGPAIKIDISALRDLKLTEAA; encoded by the coding sequence ATGGTAAAAAAATTATCACGCCGCTTGCAGGCTTTGCAAGAAAAAGTAGAAGACAGGGATTATCAACCCTTAGAAGCGTTATCCTTGCTCAAAGACACAGCAACAGCTAAATTCTCTGAAGCCGCTGAAGCGCACATTCGGCTGGGAATTGACCCGAAGTATACAGATCAACAGTTGCGAACAACCGTGGCATTGCCCAAAGGCACAGGACAAATCGTTCGGGTGGCGGTAATTGCTAGAGGTGAAAAGGTAAACGAAGCAACTCTTGCTGGTGCTGATATAGCGGGTTCAGAAGAGCTGATTGACGAAATTCAAAAAGGCAGGATGGACTTTGACAAGCTGATTGCCACACCAGATGTGATGCCACAGGTGGCGAAGCTGGGTAAGTTACTTGGGCCTCGTGGTTTGATGCCATCTCCCAAGGGTGGAACAGTGACATTTGACATAGCAAGTGCGATCGCTGAATTCAAAGCTGGTAAATTAGAGTTCCGAGCTGATCGAACGGGTATTGTCCATGTTATGTTTGGTAAGGCATCCTTCTCGCCTGAAGATTTGTTAGTAAACCTGAAGGCATTGCAAGAGACGATTGACCGTAACCGTCCTTCAGGAGCCAAAGGTCGTTATTGGCGGACATTTTATGTAGCTGCCACAATGGGGCCAGCGATTAAAATCGATATTAGCGCCCTGCGGGATTTGAAACTGACCGAAGCAGCATAA
- the rplK gene encoding 50S ribosomal protein L11: MAKKVVAVIKLALNAGKANPAPPVGPALGQHGVNIMMFCKEYNAKTADQVGMVIPVEISVFEDRSFTFVLKTPPASVLIRKAAKIEKGSNEPNKKKVGSISKAQLQEIAQTKLPDLNANDIDAAMKIVAGTAKNMGVTVTD; encoded by the coding sequence ATGGCGAAAAAAGTAGTAGCGGTCATTAAGTTGGCCCTGAATGCTGGAAAAGCCAATCCAGCACCGCCGGTAGGCCCTGCACTGGGTCAACATGGTGTTAATATTATGATGTTCTGCAAGGAATATAACGCTAAAACAGCAGATCAAGTGGGGATGGTGATACCTGTAGAAATTTCGGTTTTTGAAGACCGGAGTTTTACATTTGTCCTCAAAACACCACCAGCATCAGTGCTAATTCGCAAGGCAGCGAAAATTGAAAAAGGTTCTAATGAACCCAACAAAAAGAAAGTTGGGTCAATTAGCAAAGCGCAATTGCAAGAAATAGCCCAAACCAAACTGCCCGATCTCAATGCCAATGACATAGATGCGGCAATGAAGATTGTGGCAGGAACTGCCAAGAATATGGGCGTAACAGTCACAGACTAA
- the nusG gene encoding transcription termination/antitermination protein NusG, producing MTSATDEPYNSTLQSEETGETAETASNEARWYAVQVASGCEKRVKTNLEQRIQTFDVAEKIVQVEIPHTPAVKIRKDGSRQHTAEKVFPGYVLVRMMMDDDTWQVVRNTSHVINFVGSEQKRGSGRGRGHVNPIPLSNSEVERIFKQTAEQEPVVKIDMAAGDKIIVLSGPFKDFEGEVIEVSPERSKLKALLSIFGRDTPVELEFNQVEKQS from the coding sequence ATGACTTCTGCAACAGACGAACCATATAACTCCACGTTGCAGTCGGAGGAAACAGGAGAAACCGCAGAAACAGCTTCAAACGAAGCACGCTGGTATGCGGTGCAAGTAGCCTCAGGCTGTGAAAAGCGTGTTAAAACTAACTTGGAGCAACGCATCCAAACTTTTGATGTGGCCGAAAAAATTGTCCAGGTAGAAATTCCACACACGCCAGCGGTGAAAATCCGTAAAGATGGCAGTCGCCAGCATACGGCAGAAAAAGTTTTTCCTGGCTATGTGCTGGTGCGGATGATGATGGATGATGATACTTGGCAGGTAGTGCGGAACACTTCCCACGTAATTAATTTTGTGGGTTCGGAGCAAAAACGTGGTAGCGGCAGGGGTCGCGGTCATGTCAACCCGATACCCCTGAGTAATTCAGAAGTAGAACGCATATTCAAACAAACTGCCGAACAGGAGCCAGTTGTCAAAATTGATATGGCTGCTGGTGATAAGATAATCGTACTTTCTGGCCCCTTTAAAGACTTTGAAGGCGAGGTAATTGAAGTATCTCCAGAACGGAGTAAACTCAAAGCCTTGCTCTCGATTTTTGGTAGGGATACACCAGTAGAATTGGAATTTAATCAGGTAGAGAAACAGAGCTAA
- the secE gene encoding preprotein translocase subunit SecE: MAKKNEAELPETTNGFSFGNFVQGTREELEKVVWPSRKQVVSESAAVLLMVILSASLIYLVDGLFAWAAKQVF, from the coding sequence GTGGCCAAAAAAAATGAAGCAGAATTGCCAGAAACTACAAATGGGTTCAGCTTTGGCAACTTCGTACAAGGAACCAGAGAAGAACTTGAGAAAGTAGTTTGGCCCAGTCGCAAGCAGGTGGTAAGCGAATCAGCTGCCGTATTGTTAATGGTTATACTCTCCGCATCTTTGATATATTTGGTCGATGGATTGTTTGCTTGGGCAGCGAAACAGGTGTTCTGA
- the rplS gene encoding 50S ribosomal protein L19, which produces MNAQEIIRSIEAEQLKTNLPEIYVGDTVKVGVKIKEGEKFRVQPYEGVVIAKRNGGINETITVRKVFQGVGVERVFLLHSPRIDSIKVLRRGKVRRAKLYYLRGRVGKATRIKQRFDRPL; this is translated from the coding sequence ATGAACGCTCAAGAGATTATCCGCTCTATCGAAGCGGAACAACTAAAAACTAATCTGCCCGAAATTTACGTCGGCGATACGGTTAAAGTCGGAGTAAAAATCAAGGAAGGCGAAAAATTCCGTGTCCAGCCCTATGAAGGGGTGGTGATCGCGAAACGCAATGGCGGTATTAACGAGACTATTACAGTCCGCAAGGTTTTTCAAGGTGTTGGCGTTGAGCGGGTATTTTTGTTGCATTCTCCCCGGATTGATAGCATCAAAGTATTGCGTCGCGGTAAGGTACGGCGTGCTAAACTGTATTATCTTCGCGGTCGCGTTGGCAAAGCAACCCGGATCAAACAACGCTTTGACCGTCCTTTGTAA
- a CDS encoding glycosyltransferase family 2 protein, with the protein MKFSVVISTYNRLNLLQRAINSALNQTIKCEVVVADDCSSDDTETYVKSLGNSVVYYRNEVNQGHAATVNAGVAKASGDWIKFLDDDDYLALNCLEEMVKAIALCPDAVICSCVAAQVDGNEVELSRTPQLGPGLAFYIPQADIHYGMLLELVPFGTPAQVACSREAFLQTGGWDSTLDANCDDIDSWIRIAQFGHAIFLNQCLAYRTIWPGAYNQKFSLSRRLTTNILMKEKIYALVDKEHRSEIPLLQDIKNYLKLHWLLVALKQKNIKSFVSIIDPSVFSPQPWKFLLTAVLSRRSQGENALIRKFVLIDS; encoded by the coding sequence ATGAAATTTAGCGTCGTTATCAGTACTTACAATCGCCTCAATCTATTACAAAGAGCTATTAATTCTGCTCTTAACCAAACGATTAAGTGTGAGGTAGTAGTTGCCGACGATTGTTCGTCTGATGACACAGAAACTTATGTAAAAAGCTTAGGTAATAGCGTTGTTTATTATCGAAATGAGGTCAATCAAGGTCATGCAGCAACGGTAAATGCTGGAGTTGCAAAAGCTAGCGGCGACTGGATTAAATTTTTGGATGATGACGACTACTTAGCTCTCAATTGTTTGGAAGAGATGGTAAAAGCGATCGCACTTTGTCCTGATGCTGTCATTTGCTCTTGTGTTGCGGCTCAAGTCGATGGTAATGAAGTTGAACTCAGTCGCACGCCGCAGCTTGGCCCTGGATTAGCTTTTTATATTCCTCAAGCCGATATTCACTACGGTATGCTCTTAGAGCTTGTACCTTTTGGCACGCCTGCACAAGTAGCTTGCAGCCGCGAAGCTTTTCTGCAAACTGGTGGTTGGGATTCTACACTTGATGCTAACTGTGATGATATTGATTCTTGGATTCGCATTGCTCAGTTTGGCCATGCCATTTTCCTGAATCAGTGTCTTGCTTATCGCACTATCTGGCCCGGCGCGTATAATCAAAAATTTTCTTTGTCTCGACGGTTGACTACAAATATCTTGATGAAAGAGAAGATTTACGCTTTGGTGGACAAAGAACACCGCTCAGAAATTCCTCTGCTTCAAGATATAAAAAATTATCTGAAACTACATTGGCTTCTAGTAGCACTGAAACAAAAGAATATTAAGAGCTTTGTGTCAATTATAGATCCGTCTGTATTTTCTCCTCAACCTTGGAAGTTTTTGTTAACTGCTGTCTTATCGCGTCGCTCCCAAGGAGAAAATGCTCTGATTCGCAAATTTGTGTTAATTGATTCCTAA
- a CDS encoding glycosyltransferase family 4 protein, with the protein MRIIHILNHVQEIGNGIVNVAVDLACLQEKTGHEVAVVSAGGEYEALLADCGVKHYQLDQSRQPISIMKAGVRYRAIAAEFQPDIVHAHMMTGIVLARILKSNYALVSTVHNEFQRASLLMGLADRVIAVSKAVQSSMAQRGIPESKLRVVCNGTLGSPRTRQIQDYQPLPLQRPAIATVAGMYKRKGIAELIAAFEQIAPDFPQAHLYLVGNGPDRELFEAQAQATSVAERIHFEGFQPEPQRYLKSCDIFVLASHRDPCPLVLSEAREAGAAIIGTQVDGIPEALEYGQAGLLVPAKDSNSLAKVLVELLSNSEMLHEWKQRSHQNLEWLNVARVHQQTLAVYRELIAG; encoded by the coding sequence ATGCGAATAATACATATTTTGAACCATGTTCAAGAGATAGGTAATGGTATTGTAAATGTCGCAGTGGATCTGGCTTGTCTACAGGAAAAAACGGGTCATGAGGTCGCGGTAGTATCTGCTGGTGGAGAATACGAAGCATTACTAGCCGATTGTGGCGTCAAACACTACCAACTAGACCAAAGCCGGCAACCGATAAGTATTATGAAAGCGGGCGTTCGTTATCGAGCGATCGCAGCAGAATTTCAGCCGGATATTGTTCATGCTCATATGATGACGGGAATAGTACTAGCACGTATTCTCAAATCTAACTATGCTTTAGTTTCCACAGTACATAATGAATTTCAGCGTGCTAGCCTGCTGATGGGTTTAGCTGATAGAGTAATTGCTGTCAGCAAGGCTGTGCAATCATCAATGGCACAGCGGGGTATCCCAGAAAGCAAGTTACGGGTAGTCTGCAATGGGACTTTAGGTAGTCCACGAACTCGGCAAATACAAGATTATCAACCTTTACCATTACAGCGTCCGGCGATCGCTACTGTAGCCGGAATGTATAAACGCAAGGGAATTGCTGAATTAATCGCCGCTTTTGAGCAAATAGCCCCAGATTTTCCCCAAGCGCATCTTTATTTGGTAGGAAATGGGCCTGACAGAGAGCTATTTGAAGCGCAAGCACAAGCAACTTCTGTAGCAGAACGTATTCATTTCGAGGGCTTCCAACCAGAACCGCAACGCTATTTAAAATCTTGTGACATATTTGTGCTAGCTTCTCACCGTGACCCTTGCCCATTGGTACTTTCCGAAGCTAGAGAAGCCGGAGCTGCAATCATTGGTACTCAAGTAGACGGCATTCCTGAAGCTTTGGAATATGGGCAAGCAGGACTATTAGTACCAGCAAAAGATAGTAATAGTTTGGCCAAGGTCTTAGTGGAATTACTGAGTAATTCTGAGATGCTGCACGAGTGGAAACAGCGATCGCATCAAAATTTAGAGTGGTTGAATGTTGCCCGCGTTCATCAGCAAACGCTGGCAGTTTATCGTGAGTTAATTGCAGGATGA